In Terriglobales bacterium, the following are encoded in one genomic region:
- a CDS encoding uroporphyrinogen decarboxylase family protein, with protein MPENLTPRQIVKQMLQGSLPARPLFLPIVFSLGARLENLPLRGFLGNATKISNSLRQIRGHLRSDGVACYFDSSLELEALGGTLCWDAENQPPTVHWPSATSRGALPSGLRTPEETAKAGRVPVATDVIRRLKSQLQGEPLLMAAVTGPFTLAARLTELEGESALRAEDIPESALALAASVMREVAAALVEAGADAIFIQEAILPGLSAAEADAWASTLAPTFNVIRFYEALPVLLLTDSRSFAESSAVILQRPWDCVVCPALDVDSCISLRGTPQPSGVTLGVALGAGTLDAAGSGKLGPSLDPLLAEWRPILITTAGDVPVTTDMKRLIKVGEEVRR; from the coding sequence ATGCCCGAGAACCTCACTCCCCGGCAGATAGTGAAACAGATGCTGCAGGGAAGCTTGCCTGCGCGGCCGCTGTTTCTGCCCATCGTCTTCTCTCTCGGTGCTCGCCTGGAGAATCTTCCCCTGCGCGGCTTTCTGGGGAATGCCACCAAGATCTCGAACTCGTTGCGCCAGATCCGCGGTCACCTGCGTTCGGACGGTGTGGCCTGCTACTTCGATTCCTCCCTCGAATTGGAAGCGCTGGGCGGCACCCTGTGCTGGGATGCGGAGAACCAACCGCCCACAGTCCATTGGCCTTCAGCCACTAGCCGGGGCGCACTGCCAAGTGGGCTCCGTACTCCGGAAGAGACGGCCAAGGCTGGCCGCGTCCCCGTGGCGACCGACGTCATCCGTCGGCTCAAGTCGCAGTTGCAGGGCGAGCCTTTGCTGATGGCCGCCGTCACAGGTCCATTCACGCTCGCAGCCCGCCTTACGGAGCTGGAGGGTGAGAGCGCCTTGCGCGCAGAGGACATTCCGGAATCAGCGCTCGCATTGGCAGCCTCCGTGATGCGGGAGGTGGCAGCCGCTCTCGTGGAAGCAGGAGCCGACGCAATCTTCATTCAGGAGGCAATCCTTCCGGGGCTCTCTGCGGCAGAAGCCGACGCGTGGGCCTCAACGCTGGCCCCGACCTTCAACGTCATCCGCTTCTACGAAGCGCTGCCGGTCTTGTTGCTGACCGATAGTCGCTCCTTCGCCGAAAGTAGCGCTGTCATCCTGCAGCGCCCGTGGGATTGCGTTGTATGCCCTGCGCTGGATGTGGATTCATGCATATCTCTTCGCGGTACCCCTCAACCGTCGGGCGTGACCCTTGGTGTCGCCTTAGGCGCAGGGACCCTTGATGCAGCAGGAAGTGGGAAACTCGGACCCTCCCTGGATCCTCTGCTGGCGGAGTGGCGACCCATACTCATAACGACCGCAGGGGATGTTCCCGTTACCACAGACATGAAGCGCCTAATAAAGGTGGGGGAAGAGGTCCGACGCTGA